Proteins encoded in a region of the Streptomyces sp. PCS3-D2 genome:
- a CDS encoding beta-glucosidase: MTDADQVRDQIRDAAVEAALGTLDLDTKTLLLAGQDMWSLPAIPAIGLQSLVMSDGPVGVRGVRWTADDPSLALPSPTSLAAAWDPELARRAGRLLAQEARRKGVHVLLAPTVNLHRSPLGGRHFECYSEDPYLTGAVGSGYVSGVQDGGVGTTVKHFVGNDAETERFTVDSVIAPRPLRELYLAPFEAIVEGARPWGVMTAYNQVNGTTMTEHRHLVNEVLRGEWGFDGCNISDWMAARSTTGDITGGMDVAMPGPATVYGPALAEAVRAGEVPESAVDDAVRNVLRLAARVGALEGAPAVVETAPAPVDGQALARELATRGFVLVRNEDGALPLDAPSGRTVALLGAAARDARVLGGGSATVFPERVVSPLDGLAAALPAGALTYAVGADPSEEPTPADQGFELVAVCRDASGAILGEGRLPTGQVQWIGDDLPAGATYATMASIEVRGTFVPRESGEHTFGTRGLGAFSLAVGGRRLWSGVQEMGDEADPFEAFFGAPSERARVTLAEGEPVEVSLTYRVPDMTAMPLKAVMFSLLHLGPRRDPDELIAEAVAAARAADTAVVVVATTERVESEGFDRGDLALPGRQDDLVRAVAAANPRTVVVVNAGSPVELPWREDVAAVLLTWFPGQEGGAALADVLLGEAEPGGRLPTTWPARLADAPVTEVVPTDGRLEYVEGLFIGYRAYEKHGVAPAYPFGHGLGYTDWAYESLEATADSVRVRVTNTGLRPGREVVQVYLAPVATASGGAQNTTPERPASWLAGFASVAAGPGESVETEIPLPARAFEIWDEEARGWRRIGGAYEVRVSHAHGDTRLTTVLDIA, translated from the coding sequence GTGACCGATGCCGATCAGGTCCGCGATCAGATACGGGACGCCGCCGTGGAGGCGGCGCTCGGCACGCTCGACCTCGACACCAAGACCCTGCTCCTGGCGGGTCAGGACATGTGGTCCCTGCCCGCGATCCCCGCCATCGGGCTTCAGTCCCTGGTCATGTCCGACGGGCCCGTCGGGGTCCGCGGTGTGCGCTGGACGGCCGACGACCCGTCCCTCGCCCTGCCGTCCCCGACATCCCTCGCCGCCGCCTGGGACCCCGAGCTCGCCCGCCGAGCGGGCCGGCTCCTCGCCCAGGAGGCCCGCCGCAAGGGCGTCCACGTCCTGCTCGCGCCCACCGTCAACCTGCACCGCTCGCCGCTGGGCGGCCGGCACTTCGAGTGCTACTCCGAGGACCCGTACCTCACCGGGGCCGTCGGCAGCGGCTATGTCAGCGGCGTCCAGGACGGCGGCGTCGGCACCACCGTCAAACACTTCGTCGGCAACGACGCCGAGACCGAGCGGTTCACCGTCGACAGCGTCATCGCCCCGCGCCCGCTGCGCGAGCTCTACCTGGCGCCCTTCGAGGCCATCGTCGAGGGCGCCCGCCCGTGGGGCGTCATGACCGCCTACAACCAGGTCAACGGCACGACGATGACCGAGCACCGTCACCTGGTGAACGAGGTCCTGCGCGGTGAGTGGGGCTTCGACGGCTGCAACATCTCCGACTGGATGGCCGCCCGCTCCACCACCGGCGACATCACGGGCGGCATGGACGTGGCCATGCCCGGCCCGGCCACCGTCTACGGTCCCGCCCTCGCCGAGGCCGTCCGCGCCGGGGAGGTGCCCGAGTCCGCCGTCGACGACGCCGTGCGCAACGTCCTGCGGCTGGCCGCCCGGGTCGGAGCGCTGGAGGGCGCCCCGGCCGTCGTCGAGACCGCCCCGGCCCCGGTCGACGGACAGGCGCTGGCCCGGGAGCTCGCCACCCGCGGTTTCGTCCTCGTGCGCAACGAGGACGGCGCCCTGCCGCTGGACGCCCCCTCCGGGCGCACCGTCGCCCTCCTCGGGGCCGCCGCGCGCGACGCCCGGGTGCTCGGCGGCGGCAGCGCCACCGTCTTCCCCGAACGCGTCGTCTCCCCCCTCGACGGACTGGCCGCGGCCCTCCCGGCGGGGGCCCTGACCTACGCCGTCGGAGCCGACCCCTCCGAGGAACCCACCCCCGCGGACCAGGGATTCGAGCTCGTCGCCGTGTGCCGGGACGCCTCCGGGGCGATCCTCGGCGAGGGCCGCCTGCCCACCGGCCAGGTCCAGTGGATCGGCGACGACCTGCCCGCGGGCGCCACGTACGCGACGATGGCCAGCATCGAGGTCCGCGGCACGTTCGTACCGCGCGAGAGCGGCGAGCACACCTTCGGCACCCGCGGACTCGGCGCCTTCTCCCTCGCGGTGGGCGGCCGGCGGCTCTGGAGCGGCGTTCAGGAGATGGGCGACGAGGCCGACCCCTTCGAGGCCTTCTTCGGGGCGCCCAGCGAGCGGGCCCGCGTCACCCTCGCCGAGGGCGAGCCCGTGGAGGTGTCGCTGACCTACCGGGTCCCCGACATGACCGCCATGCCGCTCAAGGCCGTCATGTTCTCCCTGCTCCACCTCGGCCCGCGGCGCGACCCCGACGAGCTGATCGCCGAGGCGGTGGCGGCCGCCCGCGCCGCCGACACCGCCGTCGTGGTCGTCGCCACCACCGAGCGCGTGGAGTCGGAGGGCTTCGACCGCGGCGACCTCGCCCTCCCGGGCCGCCAGGACGACCTGGTGCGGGCCGTCGCCGCCGCCAACCCCCGCACCGTGGTGGTCGTCAACGCCGGCTCCCCGGTGGAACTCCCGTGGCGCGAGGACGTCGCCGCCGTCCTGCTGACCTGGTTCCCCGGGCAGGAGGGCGGGGCCGCACTGGCCGACGTACTCCTCGGGGAGGCCGAGCCGGGCGGCCGGCTGCCCACCACCTGGCCCGCGCGGCTGGCGGACGCGCCCGTCACCGAGGTCGTCCCCACCGACGGGCGCCTGGAGTACGTCGAGGGCCTGTTCATCGGGTACCGGGCCTACGAGAAGCACGGCGTCGCTCCCGCCTACCCCTTCGGCCACGGCCTCGGCTACACCGACTGGGCGTACGAGTCCCTGGAGGCCACCGCCGACTCCGTACGGGTCCGCGTCACCAACACCGGCTTGCGGCCCGGCCGCGAGGTCGTCCAGGTCTACCTGGCGCCCGTCGCCACCGCGTCCGGTGGCGCGCAGAACACGACGCCGGAGCGTCCGGCGAGCTGGCTCGCCGGCTTCGCGAGCGTCGCAGCGGGCCCCGGCGAGAGCGTCGAGACCGAGATCCCGCTGCCCGCCCGGGCCTTCGAGATCTGGGACGAGGAGGCCCGCGGCTGGCGGCGGATCGGCGGCGCCTACGAGGTCCGCGTGAGCCACGCGCACGGCGACACGCGGCTCACGACGGTGCTCGACATCGCATGA